The Cryptosporangium aurantiacum genome contains the following window.
CGGCTTCGCGGCGGTCACCGTGGACGAGATCGCAGCAACGGCCGGACTCTCGCGGCGAACGTTCTTCAATATGTTCCCGACGAAGGCTGCAGCGCTGTTCGACGCCCCCGCGGAGGACCACGAGTGGCTGGCGACGCTGCTGCGCGAAGCCGAGGGCGCCCGGCCACTCTGGCCGGCGCTCCGATCGATCTGCACGGTGTTCGCGGGCGGGCATGAGGACGTGCTCGCGGTCCGCCGTCGGCTGGTCGGAGAGTCGCCGGAACTCGAGCAGTACCACCGGGTCGCGCAGAGCCACGTCGGTGCGGCGCTCGCCGACTGGGCCCGCCGCCAGTTGCCGGGCGACGCGCTACGGGCCGAGCTGCTGGCTCGATCCGCCGAGGCGGTGATGCTCTCCGCGTTCTACGTCTGGCAACCCGACGACGATCCGGCCGAGTTTCCGCGCCTCATCGCACAGGGCTTCGAGGAACTCGTTCCGATCTTCGACGTCGCGTCGCCGACGGGGGAGTAGTTGAGGTCTCTCTTCTGCGGCCTATGCCTGCGTCCTGCGCGCTTAGCGCTGATCGTTGCAGCGATGGTTGTGGCTTGAGAATGAAAGAGTCCCCTCAATCCCTGGTGCTCGCGCTCGCGGTCGGCCTAGGTTGCGCACGACGGGTTTGAGCCGACAGGTTGTTTCCAGTGGGACGGAGCGGTTCCGATGAGTGACAAATTTGACGTGGTCGAGACGCACAGTAGGTACTGCGACGCGCTGGACCGCGGCGATGCCGACGATCTGGTCGCGGTGTTCACCGAGGACGCCGTCTGGTACTGCGAGCCGATGGGGACCTTCGAGGGCCACCAGGGCCTGCGGACCTTCTGC
Protein-coding sequences here:
- a CDS encoding TetR family transcriptional regulator, translating into MVDQELAPTDGRTRRRRQNWRATQRAAIRLVGDRGFAAVTVDEIAATAGLSRRTFFNMFPTKAAALFDAPAEDHEWLATLLREAEGARPLWPALRSICTVFAGGHEDVLAVRRRLVGESPELEQYHRVAQSHVGAALADWARRQLPGDALRAELLARSAEAVMLSAFYVWQPDDDPAEFPRLIAQGFEELVPIFDVASPTGE